The sequence TCGATCCTTACGTCCGCACCCCGCCTCTCACTTCCGTCGCTTTCGGAACCACGGAAAGACACATAAGCGACACTTTCCGATAAGGCGAGTGTGTTCCGCCCCTGAGGAAATCCCCGCCGTTCCGGGCCGCCATCGCCACAGCTCCCAACGACTGCCGCCGCCCACCAACTGAAACGGCGTCTGAACTCCGGGCCGCCCGTGGAGCGGCGGCCGACGCCCCTCACCCCGTTGCCGGTCCGGGGGCCGTCGATCACGCGCAGCACCGAAGATCACCCCTTGACGCAGACGACCTGAGGTCCTGGGCGAAGAACCGCTTCTTCGCGGCGTTCCGGCCCATCCTGCGGCCGGCTCCGCCGGAGTGATGCCGTTCCTGCGGTCGGCGCCGCCGGAATGATGCCGTACTCGCCACTGCCACCCGGATCACCCCCTTTCACCCACATGTGAAGACCGCGCCCCAAGTGGCGATTCAGAACTTGCTGCGATCCCCCTCGGCCGCTCCAGCCGTATCGGCATCGGCACGCTCCTGAACCAGCAAACAAATTGACGCCTAGTCAGTTTCCTTGGCTCGATTATCATGATCGATTACGGTCATGTCACCGGCCTTCGGAGAGGAAATGCCCCATGCCAACGATCAGCATCATCACCCCCGTACACAACGGCGGTCATCAATACATTGACGAGGCTTACCAATCCCTGCGAGAGCAGAAGCTTCCAGGCGACTGGGAATGGCAATGGTGCATCCAGGAGGACGGTCACACCGGAATCACCGCCAACCTCATTCCCGAGGATCCCAGGATCTCGGTCGAATCCGGCCTACCGGCGCGCGCCGCGGTGGCGCGAATGCACGGCCTCACGCGCGCGACCGGCGAATTGATCCGGAATCTGGACGCCGACGACGTATTGCTGCCGGGATCCCTCGAACGCGACATCGAGACATTGGAACGAGTTCCGTGGTGCGTATCCGCGTGCCTTGACCTCCACCAGGACGGCAGCACATCACCGGGACCGTACGACCCTCCGGGCGGCCCGGTCGAGCCTGACAGGTTCTTCCACGAGGTGATGGAGAACCGTCTGTCCGTACAGACAACCACGTTCGCCGCACACCGTCCGCTGGTGCTCGCCCTCGGCGGTTGGCATGCACTGACCGGAGCCGAAGGGATAGCCCTGCTGCTTGCCGCGGAGGCCGTCGCACCCGGTGAGTTCATCGCAGCGCCGAGCACCCTTTACCGGAAACACCCCGACCAGACCACCGCCACGGCTCACTACTGGAACCAGGCAGAGGCAGCTACTCGAATAGAAGCGGGCATACAGCGCGCCCGGGCGTTGCGGGAGACCGGTTGGACCTGGCGGTGAAATCCCGTGCGCGCACGAAGTAGCACGAAGCAGCGCGCCACACCTTTGCCGATACGACCGGAGGGACCGAGCGATATGTCAGCAACGTTGACGGTGAACTTCGGTGGACTTCGGTGAACTGCGCCTTCGGATTCTCACGAACGAGACTTCCGCCGGCAGTGCCGCTCTCGCCCTGCCGTAGTCCCTTGAGCAAATCGAACTGCGTGATCACCCCGAGCTTGACGACGGCGCCCTAATAGGCGCCTTCCTCAATCGCCCCCGGGCATCCCCTTGATGGTGGCCCTCATATTGCCGCCCGCTTTCGGATCCGGGATCACGTCGGCACCGCGTACACCCGGCACATCGCTCGACACGCCACAGTTCTCATGGCCCCCCTCAGCCATGCGCGGAACGCAGCGAAGGGAAGGCACTCAGCAGCGCCGCGAACCGACGCGTACCCACCATCAGAAGACGCCAGAGCCCCGGACCACTTCCGGTCCGAGGCTTGTCGATCACGCGTAGTGCCGCCCTCAGCCCTTCACACACACCACCTGCTTGAGCTTGGCGACCACCTCGACCAGGTCCCGCTGCTGATCGATGACCCTCTCGATCGGCTTGTAGGCACCCGGGATCTCGTCCACGACGCCGGAGTCCTTACGGCACTCCACGCCCCGCGTCTGGTCCTCCAGGTCCTGGGTGGAGAACCGCTTCTTCGCGGCGTTCCGGCTCATCTTGCGGCCGGCGCCGTGGGAGGCGGAGTTGAAGGACGCGGCGTTACCAAGGCCCCTGACGATGTACGAACCGGTGCCCATCGAGCCCGGGATGATGCCGTACTCGCCGCTGCCTGCCCGGATCGCGCCCTTACGGGTCACCAGCAGGTCCATGCCGTCGTACCGCTCCTCCGCCACATAGTTGTGGTGGCAGGAGATCACCGGTTCGAACGTCGGCTTGGCCTTCTTGAACTCCTTGCGGACGACGTCCTGGAAGAGCGCCATCATCACGGCCCGGTTGTGCTTGGCGTACTCCTGCGCCCAGAACAGGTCGTTGCGGTACGCCGCCATCGGCGGGGTGTCCGCGATGAAGACGGCGAGGTCGCGGTCGACCAGGCCCTGGTTGTGCGGCAGCTTCTGCGCCTGTCCCATGTGGAACTCGGCGAGCTCCTTGCCGATGTTCCGGGAGCCGGAGTGCAGCATCAGCCACACCGCGCCGGTGTCGTCGAGGCAGAACTCGATGAAGTGGTTGCCGCTTCCCAGCGAACCCATCTGCTTCGTGGCGCGTTCCTGACGGAACTTGACCGCGTCGGCCACCCCGTCGAACCGCGACCAGAAGTCTCCCCATCCCGCCGTCGGGTAGCCGTGCAGCCGCCCGGGGTCGACCGGATCCTCGTGCATCCCGCGCCCCACCGGAATCGCCTGCTCGATCTTCGAGCGGAGCCGGGAGAGATCACCGGGCAGGTCCTCGGCGGTGAGCGAGGTCTTCACCGCACTCATCCCGCAGCCGATGTCCACACCGACCGCCGCCGGGCAGACCGCGCCGTGCATGGCGATCACCGAGCCGACGGTGGCGCCCTTGCCGTAATGGACATCCGGCATCACGGCCAGACCCTTGATCCACGGCAGGGTGGCGACATTGCGCAGCTGCTGCATCGCGACGCCCTCGACCGTGGCCGGATCCGCCCACATCCGGATGGGTACCTGAGCACCGGGCACCTCGACGTACGACATAACTCCCCCATTCCCCCGAAATTGCGAAAAACGCAAAAGCCGGACAAATTATCCGATCTTGGACGGCGAACCGGCGTTTGCGGCAAGACGTGCGGTAGACATTGTGTCCATCGGCCGCCGACCGGCGGCAACCGTATTTCGCAGGGGAAGGAGCCGCGAGCGATGCCACGGAAGCCGTTCGTACCCGGTGCCGCACTGGTGGTGGCCGCGGCGCTGGCCGCGGGCCTTACCGGCTGTACCGGCAGCTCCAGCCCCGACGGTGGCCCCGCCGACGCCAAGAGCGGCGACGCCGCCACCTCCAGCCAGGCCGCCGAGCCGGGCCGCTACCAGACCCTCCCGGAGGCCTGCGGGCTGCCCTCGCGCAAGGCCATCCGCGGCATGCTCCCCGGCGACGGCCAGGACCTGTCGGACGCCGAGGCCCGGAAGATCTACGGCGGCGTGGCCGACATCACCTATGACACCGACCGCCGCGTCGGCTGCCGGTGGACCCGCGAGACCACCGCGGGCACCCGCCACCTGGGCCTGGACATCCAGCGCGTGGTCTCCTACGACGCCGCCACCAGCGATGAGGACAAGGCGCAGGGGATCTACGACGAGAAGAAGCTGGCCGCGCAGATACCGTCAGGCGGCGCCGGCTCCCCCTCGCCCGCCGCCCCGTCCCCGTCCGCCCCGAAGGACAAGGGCAAGGGCGAAGGAACCGTCACGAACGACTCGAAGGAACAGAGCGCCACGGGCGGCAGCGCCACGGAGAAGGGCACCACGGACGGGAACGCCACGGGAAAGCCCGGCAAGGCCCCGTCCCAAAGCCCCTCGCAGGCATCCGGGGACCCGAGTGCGGACGCGAGCACGGACCCGAGCGCGGACCCCAGCGACTCCACCGCCCCGCGCGTCCTGGGCGACCTCGGGGACGCGGCGTTCCTCAACGACAAATTGGTCACCGCGGACTCCGGCGTGCACCGCGATGTCACTGTGGTCTTTCGCACGTCGAACGTCATCGTGCAGCTCACGTACGACCAGTGGTCCACGGACAAGACGATGTTGCCGGACAGCCAGGAACTGCAGGACAAGGCCCGTTCCCTGGCCACCGAGCTCGCCGACAACCTCAGCGAATAGTCCGCATCGAGCACATTGACCGATTCGCCGGGCAAGAGGCGGAAACGCCCGGTGTAAGCGTTGCGCTCATCGACATGAATCGGTCACCCACCTCGCCGCGCCGCGTACCGTGCCGTCTAGCCCTGCCCCGTACGCGAGGCGGGGCAGGCCCCACGGCCACCACCACGGCCGTGCCCGCCGACCCGGCGACCGACTCGACGACGACGAACAGCGAAGGAACCATGCACCGTTCAGCCAAGCGCCTTGCCAGCCTCCTCACCTGCGCAGCAGTACCGGTGCTGCTCGTCGCCGGCTGCTCCGGCTCGGACAGCGACAGCTCCGGTGACGCCTCCTCCTCCGCCTCCAAGAGCGCGGCCAAGCCCTCGCCGACCGTCGCGCCCGCCAAGTACAAGAAGCTGCCGAACCCGTGCGAGGTCTTCTCCAAGGACAGCATCAAGAAGATGCTGCCCAAGGTGAAGGACGCCTCCGGGGACCAGGGCAAGTCCTCGGACAACGCCTCCCACGGCACCTGCTCCTGGACCAGCTCGGACGAGAAGGGCGTCGACGGCACCCAGTGGCGCTGGCTGGACATCGGCCTGCAGCGCTACGACTCGGACCCGGGCGTCGGCAGCGGCGAGAAGCGCGCCACGGACTACTTCACCAAGCAGATATCCGAGGCGAAGGCCACCAAGGGCGCCAAGAAGCTCGAGTCCGTCCAGACCTCCGGTACCGGCGACGAGGCCACCGCGATCACCTACGACGTGAAGCGGGACGGCACCAACTTCAAGAACACCACCCTCGTCGCCCGGGCCTCCAACATCGTCGTGACGATCAACTACAACGGCGCGGGCCTGGCGGGCGCGGACGCCCCCAAGGCCGCCGACCTGCTCAAGCAGACGCAGGCCGCCGCCAAGGAGGCGGTCACCTCCGCCACCAAGCCCAAGGCCTGACCCCGCCGGCACCAACCGAGCACCCACCGAGAGCCCACCGACGGCGCCCGGGCCCGCTCCGGCCCGGGCGCCGGGGCGTCTCCCATCCCGAGCGCCGGGGCGTCTCCCGGCCCTCCGGCGCGCTCCGTCCGTCATACCGGCCCCACGCCCGCCCACAGGCATGTGCCAGGCTGTCGCCCGCAACAGACCGACTGGGAGGGGTCCTCGGGTGGCCGCGCCACTGAAGCTGACACGCACACACCGGATACTCATCGGAGTGGTCATCGCCGGCGCGGTGGTGATCGCCGGCATCGGCTTCGCCGGCTCCTACGCGGCCGTGCGTGAACTGGCCCTCAAGAAGGGCTTCGGCACCTTCGCCTACTTCTTCCCCCTCGGCATCGACGCGGGTATCTGCGTTCTGCTCGCGCTGGATCTGCTGCTGACCTGGATCCGCATGCCGTTCCCGCTGCTGCGGCAGGCGGCGTGGCTGCTGACGGTCGCCACGGTGGCGTTCAATGCCGCGGCGGCGTCCGACCCCCTGGGCATGGGCATGCATGCCGTCATCCCGGTGCTGTTCGTCGTCACCGTCGAGGCCGCCCGGCACGCCGTCGGCCGGATCGCCGACATCACGGCGGACAAGCACATGGAGGGTGTGCGCCTCACGCGCTGGCTGCTGGCACCCGTCCCGACGTTCCTGCTGTGGCGGCGGATGAAGCTGTGGGAGCTGCGGTCGTACGACGCGGTGATCAAGCTGGAGCAGGAACGGCTCGTGTACCAGGCACGCCTGCGGTCGCGGTTCGGGCGGAGCTGGCGCCGTAAGGCTCCCGTGGAGTCCCTGATGCCACTGCGGCTCGCCCGGTTCGGGGTGCCGCTGGCGGAGACCGCTCCCGCGGGGCTCGCCGCCGCGGGCATCGAACCGCAGCTGCTCCCGGCACCCCGGCAGTCCGTGACACCCGCCGTGGAGCCGAAGGCCCAGGAACCGGCCGGGCCCCAGACGCCGGCCGAGCCCCAGGCGCCGGCCGTGGCCCACGATCCGGCCGGGGCCGAGGGCCTGCCGAACCAATGGTTCGCGGCGCCGCAGCAGGTGGCCTACCAGGGCGGCTACGACCCGGCGTTCGTCCCGGAGCAGCAGCCCCAGCTCCCGTACGACGAGCACCAGCAGCCCCCGGCGCACCAGCAGGCCCAGGTACCGCCGCCGCGCACGCCGGAGCCCGACCCGCAGGTCCCGGTGCCGAACGGCGCAGGCGGAACCCGCCCGCTCGGCATGGGCACCCCGGAGGCACCCCCGCAGCCCGCTCCGGCACAGGCACCGGCACCGGCCGCAACCCCGACCGACGAGGACCTTTACCAGGTGTTCCGCCACTCGATAGAGGGCGAAGGCATGCCCACCCCGGGCGCCTTCGCGGCCAACCTGGACGCCCAGTACGGAATCCGCCTGCAGTCACGGGAACTGAACCGCTACATGGACCAGTTCAGCGACCGCCTCAACGCGGAAATGATGGACGAGCACATCGCGTGACGCACCCGCCGGGTGCCTTGCAAACCCGGAGTTCGGTGCACGTCAGCGTGTCAGTGCCGTTGCCGTATCCAGCCCGGTGGCGAAGTTCGGGAGCGGAAACCAGAATGGAAGGGGGTTGCCGACGAGCGATCACTTGCCCCCGCGCGAGGAGTGACGCTTCGTCTCAGGCAAAGCCGCACTCTCCTCAAGACGACGCCTCGCTCCCGTGGCCCAGCAGCGGCTGGTCGAAGCCGAGCGGAAACAGCGAGTTTTGAGGTGACAGTATGTTCCGAATCATCACGCAACTACTTCTGGCCGGCGCCGTTTCCACGTCGATCGCGCTGGGTGTGGCGCCGGCTGCAGCGTCAGCGAGCGCGCCCGGCAACGTAGCGGCCTCGGCATCGCA is a genomic window of Streptomyces sp. Edi2 containing:
- a CDS encoding DUF2637 domain-containing protein — its product is MAAPLKLTRTHRILIGVVIAGAVVIAGIGFAGSYAAVRELALKKGFGTFAYFFPLGIDAGICVLLALDLLLTWIRMPFPLLRQAAWLLTVATVAFNAAAASDPLGMGMHAVIPVLFVVTVEAARHAVGRIADITADKHMEGVRLTRWLLAPVPTFLLWRRMKLWELRSYDAVIKLEQERLVYQARLRSRFGRSWRRKAPVESLMPLRLARFGVPLAETAPAGLAAAGIEPQLLPAPRQSVTPAVEPKAQEPAGPQTPAEPQAPAVAHDPAGAEGLPNQWFAAPQQVAYQGGYDPAFVPEQQPQLPYDEHQQPPAHQQAQVPPPRTPEPDPQVPVPNGAGGTRPLGMGTPEAPPQPAPAQAPAPAATPTDEDLYQVFRHSIEGEGMPTPGAFAANLDAQYGIRLQSRELNRYMDQFSDRLNAEMMDEHIA
- a CDS encoding glycosyltransferase yields the protein MPTISIITPVHNGGHQYIDEAYQSLREQKLPGDWEWQWCIQEDGHTGITANLIPEDPRISVESGLPARAAVARMHGLTRATGELIRNLDADDVLLPGSLERDIETLERVPWCVSACLDLHQDGSTSPGPYDPPGGPVEPDRFFHEVMENRLSVQTTTFAAHRPLVLALGGWHALTGAEGIALLLAAEAVAPGEFIAAPSTLYRKHPDQTTATAHYWNQAEAATRIEAGIQRARALRETGWTWR
- a CDS encoding DUF3558 family protein — its product is MHRSAKRLASLLTCAAVPVLLVAGCSGSDSDSSGDASSSASKSAAKPSPTVAPAKYKKLPNPCEVFSKDSIKKMLPKVKDASGDQGKSSDNASHGTCSWTSSDEKGVDGTQWRWLDIGLQRYDSDPGVGSGEKRATDYFTKQISEAKATKGAKKLESVQTSGTGDEATAITYDVKRDGTNFKNTTLVARASNIVVTINYNGAGLAGADAPKAADLLKQTQAAAKEAVTSATKPKA
- a CDS encoding RtcB family protein; this translates as MSYVEVPGAQVPIRMWADPATVEGVAMQQLRNVATLPWIKGLAVMPDVHYGKGATVGSVIAMHGAVCPAAVGVDIGCGMSAVKTSLTAEDLPGDLSRLRSKIEQAIPVGRGMHEDPVDPGRLHGYPTAGWGDFWSRFDGVADAVKFRQERATKQMGSLGSGNHFIEFCLDDTGAVWLMLHSGSRNIGKELAEFHMGQAQKLPHNQGLVDRDLAVFIADTPPMAAYRNDLFWAQEYAKHNRAVMMALFQDVVRKEFKKAKPTFEPVISCHHNYVAEERYDGMDLLVTRKGAIRAGSGEYGIIPGSMGTGSYIVRGLGNAASFNSASHGAGRKMSRNAAKKRFSTQDLEDQTRGVECRKDSGVVDEIPGAYKPIERVIDQQRDLVEVVAKLKQVVCVKG